A window of Ruania suaedae contains these coding sequences:
- a CDS encoding TrkH family potassium uptake protein, whose protein sequence is MALSGRARPRSARRRSAGPQHPAKVLALAFVAAIAVGTLLLRLPIAVTASAGAPPTWEEALFTATSAVCVTGLIVVDTATYWSGFGQAVIAVLIQIGGLGIMTAASLIAIVMARRLGLRSRLVASASVRAVGIGDVRSIVVGVAKVSFAVEALVAAILVTRYVVSYQVPLPQALWKGVFTAVSAFNNAGFALDSDSLMGYSRDPWVLVPVCVAVIIGGLGFPVLFELRKHIRWPRWSMHTKLVVLGTVSLLLLGWITLTALEWSNPGTLGEYTVAEKLLLGFVASVMTRTAGFNAIDTAAMSTQSLFTQDLLMFIGGGPAGTAGGVKVTTFLVLFFLIVTELRGETAVNIFGRRLSRAVHREAITVALLAVALVAGGTWVLLIVTPFSLDQVLFEVISAFATVGLSTGITADLPPGAHLLLVVIMFVGRLGPITVGSALALRERKLMFELPKERPIIG, encoded by the coding sequence GTGGCACTCTCCGGTCGGGCACGTCCGCGCTCGGCCCGCCGCCGGAGCGCCGGCCCTCAGCACCCGGCGAAGGTTCTCGCCCTGGCGTTCGTCGCGGCCATTGCCGTGGGCACCCTGCTGCTGCGGCTGCCGATCGCGGTCACCGCATCTGCCGGGGCACCTCCCACCTGGGAGGAGGCACTGTTCACGGCGACCTCCGCCGTCTGCGTGACCGGACTGATCGTCGTGGACACCGCCACCTACTGGAGCGGTTTCGGGCAGGCGGTGATCGCCGTCCTGATCCAGATCGGCGGCCTGGGCATCATGACCGCGGCCTCGCTGATCGCGATCGTGATGGCGCGCAGGCTCGGGCTGCGCTCGCGGCTGGTGGCAAGCGCCTCCGTGCGAGCGGTGGGCATCGGAGACGTGCGCAGCATCGTGGTCGGTGTGGCGAAGGTGAGCTTCGCGGTGGAAGCGCTGGTCGCGGCCATCCTCGTCACCCGCTACGTGGTCAGCTATCAGGTCCCGCTGCCGCAGGCCCTCTGGAAGGGCGTGTTCACCGCCGTCTCGGCGTTCAACAACGCCGGCTTCGCTCTCGACTCCGACAGCCTGATGGGCTACTCGAGGGATCCGTGGGTCCTGGTACCGGTCTGTGTCGCGGTGATCATCGGCGGGTTAGGCTTCCCGGTGCTGTTCGAGCTGCGCAAGCACATCCGCTGGCCGCGGTGGAGCATGCACACCAAGCTGGTGGTGCTCGGCACCGTCTCGTTGTTGCTGCTCGGCTGGATCACGCTGACGGCGTTGGAGTGGAGCAATCCCGGGACCCTGGGCGAGTACACGGTGGCGGAGAAGCTGCTGCTCGGCTTCGTCGCCTCGGTGATGACCCGTACGGCAGGCTTCAACGCGATCGACACCGCGGCGATGAGCACGCAGTCCCTGTTCACCCAGGACCTGCTGATGTTCATCGGCGGCGGGCCGGCCGGTACCGCCGGCGGGGTGAAGGTGACCACCTTCCTGGTGCTGTTCTTCCTCATCGTCACCGAGCTGCGCGGGGAGACGGCGGTGAACATCTTCGGCCGCCGGCTCTCCCGGGCGGTGCACCGGGAGGCGATCACGGTGGCGCTGCTGGCCGTCGCGCTGGTGGCAGGCGGCACCTGGGTGCTGCTGATCGTCACCCCGTTCTCGCTCGACCAGGTGCTGTTCGAGGTGATCTCGGCGTTCGCGACGGTGGGTCTGTCCACCGGGATCACCGCCGACCTGCCGCCGGGGGCGCACCTGCTGCTGGTGGTCATCATGTTCGTGGGGCGGTTGGGCCCGATCACCGTCGGCTCGGCACTGGCGCTCCGCGAGCGCAAGCTCATGTTCGAACTTCCCAAGGAGAGGCCGATCATTGGTTGA